A DNA window from bacterium contains the following coding sequences:
- a CDS encoding SLBB domain-containing protein: MVTLDDLSDIRERVQQNAHLKRHRIHVCVAGGCLAAGSKELLAAFRAEIVARGLGDVCSAKGVGCIGPCAGSPVVAIEPDGIVYSPVKLSDVGEILDHLEGEPIQRLVMPTDQPFFKRQLKIVLENSGQIDPEDIDDYIAAKGYHALYKVLATMTPGEVITEVIKSGLRGRGGAGYPTGLKWTTVAKTGMQQKYVICNADEGDPGAFMDRSVLESDPHRVLEGMAIAGFAVGADKGYIYIRAEYPLAYERLRKAIRQAEQTTFLGQSIMGTTFNFHIELRLGAGAYVCGEETALIASIEGGRGTPRPRPPYPAESGLFGKSTLINNVETLANIPSIIRHGGAWFAGIGTERSKGTKVFALAGNVRNNGLIEVPMGVTLREIIYDIGGGMDSDHGLKAVQTGGPTGGCIPEQELDARVDYESLAQLGSIMGSGGMVVIDDRSGIVDIARYFMEFSVSESCGKCVPCRVGTTQLLNLLTKIDSGEGTRYDLALLEELCDVVKSTSLCGLGQSAPNPVLSTLRFFRTEYEEKLCDGGKVTEEGGRA, translated from the coding sequence TTGTTTGGCTGCGGGGAGCAAAGAGCTGCTGGCGGCATTTCGAGCGGAGATTGTCGCGCGTGGGCTGGGCGACGTGTGCAGTGCAAAGGGCGTGGGCTGTATCGGTCCGTGCGCGGGCAGTCCGGTCGTCGCGATCGAGCCTGATGGAATTGTCTACTCGCCTGTGAAGCTGAGTGATGTTGGCGAGATTCTCGATCACCTTGAAGGCGAACCGATCCAGCGGCTCGTGATGCCAACGGATCAGCCGTTCTTCAAGCGGCAATTGAAGATTGTTTTGGAGAACTCCGGGCAAATTGACCCGGAAGATATTGACGACTATATCGCGGCCAAGGGCTATCACGCGCTTTATAAGGTGCTGGCCACGATGACGCCGGGTGAAGTCATTACGGAAGTGATCAAGAGCGGGCTGCGCGGTCGCGGCGGTGCGGGTTATCCGACCGGTTTGAAGTGGACGACCGTGGCCAAGACGGGCATGCAGCAGAAGTATGTGATTTGCAACGCGGACGAAGGTGATCCGGGAGCGTTCATGGATCGCAGCGTGCTGGAGAGCGATCCTCATCGTGTGCTGGAAGGCATGGCGATAGCGGGCTTCGCCGTGGGCGCGGATAAGGGCTACATATATATACGCGCGGAGTATCCGCTGGCCTATGAGCGGCTGCGCAAAGCTATCCGGCAAGCCGAGCAGACGACCTTTCTTGGTCAGAGCATCATGGGCACAACGTTCAACTTCCACATAGAACTGCGCTTGGGTGCGGGTGCTTATGTGTGCGGCGAAGAGACGGCGCTGATCGCTTCGATTGAGGGCGGTCGCGGGACACCGCGTCCGCGTCCACCATATCCTGCGGAAAGCGGACTGTTCGGCAAGTCCACGCTGATCAACAATGTGGAGACGCTTGCGAATATTCCTTCAATCATACGTCACGGCGGCGCGTGGTTCGCGGGTATCGGCACGGAACGCAGCAAGGGAACCAAGGTCTTTGCGCTGGCGGGAAACGTCAGAAACAACGGGTTGATTGAAGTGCCGATGGGCGTTACGCTGCGGGAGATTATATACGACATTGGCGGCGGGATGGACAGCGACCACGGACTGAAGGCGGTTCAGACGGGTGGCCCGACCGGCGGTTGTATTCCTGAGCAGGAGCTTGATGCGCGCGTGGACTATGAATCGTTGGCGCAGCTTGGCTCAATCATGGGCTCGGGTGGAATGGTCGTGATAGACGATCGCTCGGGGATAGTGGACATTGCGCGCTACTTCATGGAATTCTCGGTATCGGAATCGTGCGGGAAGTGCGTGCCGTGCCGTGTAGGCACGACACAGTTGCTCAACCTATTGACCAAGATTGACAGTGGAGAGGGCACGCGGTACGACCTGGCGCTCTTAGAAGAGCTGTGTGACGTGGTCAAGAGCACGAGTCTGTGCGGCCTGGGGCAGTCGGCACCGAATCCTGTGCTCAGTACGTTGCGGTTTTTCC